A portion of the Canis lupus baileyi chromosome 6, mCanLup2.hap1, whole genome shotgun sequence genome contains these proteins:
- the LOC140636023 gene encoding tubulin alpha chain-like isoform X2, producing the protein MQSKKAEENGDPTLLSTHGVRTGTYRQLFHPELLISGKEDAANNYARGHYMVGKEIIDLVLERIRKLTDQCTGLQGFLIFHSFGGGTGSGFTSLLMERLSMDYGKKSKLEFAIYPALQMSTAVVEPYNSILTTHTTLEHSDCTFMVDNEAIYDICRNLDIERPTYTNVNQLIGQIVSSITASLRFNGALNVDLTEFQTNLVPYPRIHFPLVTYSPIVSAEKAYHEQLSVAEITNACFESSNHMVKCDPRHGKYMACCMLYQGEVVPKDVNAAIATIKTKHSIQFVDWCPTGFKVGINYQPPTVVPGGNLAKVQQAVCMLSNTTAIAEAWARLNHKFDLMYAKRAFVHWYVGEGMEEGEFLEAREDLAALEKDYEEMGAESVDSEDENKEF; encoded by the exons ATGCAATCAAAAAAAGCAGAGGAGAATGGAGACCCAACCCTCCTGTCAACTC ATGGGGTGAGAACTGGCACGTACAGGCAGCTCTTCCACCCTGAGCTGCTGATCTCTGGCAAGGAAGATGCTGCCAACAACTACGCCCGAGGCCACTACATGGTGGGGAAGGAGATCATCGATCTTGTGCTGGAGCGAATCCGAAAACTG acAGACCAGTGCACTGGGCTCCAGGGCTTCCTCATCTTCCACAGCTTCGGGGGTGGCACCGGTTCAGGCTTCACCTCCCTGCTGATGGAGCGGCTCTCCATGGACTACGGCAAGAAGTCCAAGCTGGAGTTTGCCATCTACCCCGCTCTGCAAATGTCCACCGCGGTCGTAGAGCCCTACAACTCCATCCTGACCACCCACACCACCCTGGAGCACTCGGACTGCACCTTCATGGTGGACAACGAGGCCATCTACGACATCTGCCGCAACCTGGACATCGAGCGCCCCACCTACACCAACGTCAACCAGCTCATCGGTCAGATCGTGTCCTCCATCACCGCCTCCCTGCGCTTCAACGGGGCCCTCAACGTGGACCTCACGGAGTTCCAGACCAACCTGGTGCCATACCCCCGCATCCACTTCCCCCTGGTGACCTACTCCCCCATTGTGTCAGCCGAGAAGGCCTACCACGAGCAACTGTCAGTGGCAGAGATCACCAACGCCTGCTTTGAATCCTCCAACCACATGGTCAAGTGCGACCCTCGCCATGGCAAATACATGGCCTGCTGCATGCTCTACCAGGGAGAGGTGGTGCCCAAGGACGTGAACGCCGCCATCGCCACCATCAAGACCAAGCACTCCATCCAGTTTGTGGACTGGTGTCCCACGGGCTTCAAG GTTGGCATCAACTACCAGCCGCCCACCGTGGTGCCCGGGGGCAACCTGGCCAAGGTGCAGCAGGCAGTCTGCATGCTGAGCAACACCACCGCCATCGCCGAGGCCTGGGCCCGCCTTAACCACAAGTTTGACCTGATGTACGCCAAGCGGGCGTTTGTGCACTGGTACGTGGGCGAGGGCATGGAGGAAGGAGAGTTCCTGGAGGCCCGAGAGGACCTGGCTGCCCTGGAGAAGGATTATGAAGAAATGGGAGCGGAGTCGGTGGACAGTGAGGACGAGAACAAGGAGTTCTAG
- the LOC140636023 gene encoding tubulin alpha chain-like isoform X1: MHECISIHVGQAGVQMGNTCWELYCLEHSIQPNGTMPSDKALGSGNDSFNTFFSETGAGKHVPRAIFVDLEPTVIDGVRTGTYRQLFHPELLISGKEDAANNYARGHYMVGKEIIDLVLERIRKLTDQCTGLQGFLIFHSFGGGTGSGFTSLLMERLSMDYGKKSKLEFAIYPALQMSTAVVEPYNSILTTHTTLEHSDCTFMVDNEAIYDICRNLDIERPTYTNVNQLIGQIVSSITASLRFNGALNVDLTEFQTNLVPYPRIHFPLVTYSPIVSAEKAYHEQLSVAEITNACFESSNHMVKCDPRHGKYMACCMLYQGEVVPKDVNAAIATIKTKHSIQFVDWCPTGFKVGINYQPPTVVPGGNLAKVQQAVCMLSNTTAIAEAWARLNHKFDLMYAKRAFVHWYVGEGMEEGEFLEAREDLAALEKDYEEMGAESVDSEDENKEF, from the exons ATG CACGAGTGTATCTCCATCCACGTGGGCCAGGCGGGCGTGCAGATGGGCAATACCTGCTGGGAGCTCTACTGCCTGGAGCACAGCATCCAGCCCAACGGCACCATGCCCAGTGACAAGGCACTGGGCAGCGGCAATGACTCCTTCAACACCTTCTTCAGCGAGACAGGGGCTGGCAAGCACGTGCCCCGGGCCATCTTTGTGGACCTAGAGCCCACGGTCATAG ATGGGGTGAGAACTGGCACGTACAGGCAGCTCTTCCACCCTGAGCTGCTGATCTCTGGCAAGGAAGATGCTGCCAACAACTACGCCCGAGGCCACTACATGGTGGGGAAGGAGATCATCGATCTTGTGCTGGAGCGAATCCGAAAACTG acAGACCAGTGCACTGGGCTCCAGGGCTTCCTCATCTTCCACAGCTTCGGGGGTGGCACCGGTTCAGGCTTCACCTCCCTGCTGATGGAGCGGCTCTCCATGGACTACGGCAAGAAGTCCAAGCTGGAGTTTGCCATCTACCCCGCTCTGCAAATGTCCACCGCGGTCGTAGAGCCCTACAACTCCATCCTGACCACCCACACCACCCTGGAGCACTCGGACTGCACCTTCATGGTGGACAACGAGGCCATCTACGACATCTGCCGCAACCTGGACATCGAGCGCCCCACCTACACCAACGTCAACCAGCTCATCGGTCAGATCGTGTCCTCCATCACCGCCTCCCTGCGCTTCAACGGGGCCCTCAACGTGGACCTCACGGAGTTCCAGACCAACCTGGTGCCATACCCCCGCATCCACTTCCCCCTGGTGACCTACTCCCCCATTGTGTCAGCCGAGAAGGCCTACCACGAGCAACTGTCAGTGGCAGAGATCACCAACGCCTGCTTTGAATCCTCCAACCACATGGTCAAGTGCGACCCTCGCCATGGCAAATACATGGCCTGCTGCATGCTCTACCAGGGAGAGGTGGTGCCCAAGGACGTGAACGCCGCCATCGCCACCATCAAGACCAAGCACTCCATCCAGTTTGTGGACTGGTGTCCCACGGGCTTCAAG GTTGGCATCAACTACCAGCCGCCCACCGTGGTGCCCGGGGGCAACCTGGCCAAGGTGCAGCAGGCAGTCTGCATGCTGAGCAACACCACCGCCATCGCCGAGGCCTGGGCCCGCCTTAACCACAAGTTTGACCTGATGTACGCCAAGCGGGCGTTTGTGCACTGGTACGTGGGCGAGGGCATGGAGGAAGGAGAGTTCCTGGAGGCCCGAGAGGACCTGGCTGCCCTGGAGAAGGATTATGAAGAAATGGGAGCGGAGTCGGTGGACAGTGAGGACGAGAACAAGGAGTTCTAG